A genome region from Methanobacterium spitsbergense includes the following:
- a CDS encoding DUF4013 domain-containing protein, with protein sequence MVANVINDYIADFSYNPFFLSLGILLVFFFAMLEAGYIFKVVEQTVKGSTNLPKLTGLRSMFIHGIKETTVSLTYYLLPIVVILIGGFYINSTVTNAFWEQNLGIGVLIAGILLIFPMTFLLLPAILNMAHHNGTLRSAYNFKQIKEKLRSVGIKKLLIPYLVTWIILGSFYLCFAPEVRSIPLIGSILSQMIITPYLIILTGRILGLVDS encoded by the coding sequence TTTTTCTTACAATCCTTTCTTCTTATCTTTGGGTATCTTATTAGTATTTTTCTTTGCTATGTTAGAGGCAGGATATATTTTTAAAGTGGTTGAGCAAACAGTTAAAGGCAGTACCAACTTACCAAAATTGACAGGCCTACGGTCCATGTTTATCCATGGAATTAAAGAAACAACTGTAAGTTTGACATATTACCTTCTCCCTATTGTGGTAATTCTTATAGGCGGATTCTATATTAATTCTACTGTAACAAATGCATTTTGGGAACAAAATTTAGGCATAGGAGTGTTAATCGCAGGAATACTCCTAATCTTTCCAATGACTTTTTTGTTATTGCCAGCAATCCTGAATATGGCACATCACAACGGAACATTAAGATCTGCATATAATTTTAAACAGATCAAAGAAAAATTGAGAAGTGTTGGAATAAAAAAATTATTAATTCCATATTTAGTTACATGGATTATATTAGGCTCTTTTTATCTATGCTTTGCACCAGAAGTGAGATCAATTCCACTAATCGGAAGTATATTGTCTCAAATGATAATTACGCCCTATTTGATCATTTTAACAGGACGAATTCTGGGTTTAGTAGATAGCTAA